One genomic region from Amphiprion ocellaris isolate individual 3 ecotype Okinawa chromosome 20, ASM2253959v1, whole genome shotgun sequence encodes:
- the LOC111569658 gene encoding kelch repeat and BTB domain-containing protein 11 → MNEGHLQGGGTVTVEADSILHTANPDLVTLADKNRNICPGFVQGFLQDDPDFSPPSVFEKEYLLDGGIMENNHMDHQKSNSSYISRDDHLCRDKGSPADPPHAAVSNHMQQNCASGEIHNGARAKVSYSADSSICLPSQAKQDTDRSVLKSNLERRDSSQEAEKTQSKKEPDLLIEVGGQMINAHKSVLAEKSDYFKARLSRNILKVKGMSYKTLSTLIDYIYTSQIKVSKDNVVDVITGAKILQIPCAVQAAMDSMSEQVTAENCYEILTIAKKQRLSELKETAYGFMSDNFLRILKDPAVYGRLTGSERDLILKKRLEGRKTLMVAEINDVFDRVGSRPPSRCGSRPQSPLSVGSLEENHMIYSFSETANDWRPLTVMPEDINTKGCGICTMYNYLFVAGGIKGYGDKGKVSDKVFCYNPITNRWAEVRPLNQARAQLKLVSMDGYLYAIGGECLFTVEKYDPRMDRWTTVAPLPKGAFAVAHEATTCSGELYVSGGSLFYRLLKYDPKRDEWQECPYNNSRKKSTDMVALKSFIYRFDVNREQGINVFKYNTIVKMWHDCASQRLGSHLPFRCAVIGNCIYCVNKSQTLQFIVEEENAYFVEETLRAPLEAKGVLFPFVLTLPEKPEKLT, encoded by the coding sequence ATGAACGAGGGCCACCTACAGGGAGGAGGGACTGTCACCGTGGAGGCCGATTCCATCCTCCACACAGCGAACCCTGACCTGGTCACACTagctgacaaaaacaggaatatATGTCCAGGTTTTGTGCAGGGATTCCTGCAGGATGACCCGGATTTCAGCCCTCCTTCAGTGTTCGAGAAGGAATACCTGTTGGACGGAGGAATAATGGAGAATAACCACATGGATCATCAGAAAAGTAACAGCTCCTACATCTCAAGAGATGACCACCTCTGTAGGGACAAGGGAAGCCCAGCTGACCCTCCTCATGCTGCTGTGTCCAATCACATGCAACAAAATTGTGCAAGCGGCGAGATCCACAATGGCGCCAGAGCTAAAGTGTCTTACAGTGCAGATTCCTCCATATGCTTGCCTAGCCAAGCCAAACAGGATACTGATCGGTCAGTTCTAAAATCAAACCTCGAGCGCAGGGACAGCAGCCAGGAAGCTGAAAAAACACAGTCCAAAAAAGAGCCGGATTTACTCATTGAGGTAGGCGGACAGATGATCAACGCTCACAAGTCTGTCCTGGCAGAGAAGAGCGACTACTTCAAGGCACGGCTGTCACGCAACATCCTCAAAGTGAAGGGCATGAGTTACAAAACTTTGTCCACATTGATAGACTATATTTACACCTCTCAGATCAAAGTTAGCAAAGACAATGTTGTGGATGTCATCACGGGGGCTAAAATCCTGCAGATCCCTTGTGCCGTCCAGGCAGCCATGGACTCCATGTCTGAGCAGGTCACTGCAGAGAACTGCTACGAGATTCTGACCATCGCCAAAAAGCAGCGACTGAGCGAACTCAAGGAGACGGCGTATGGATTCATGAGCGACAACTTCCTCCGGATCCTCAAAGACCCGGCTGTCTACGGGCGACTGACTGGATCTGAGAGGGATCTGATCCTGAAAAAGAGACTGGAGGGCAGGAAGACTCTGATGGTCGCAGAGATCAATGATGTGTTTGATCGAGTTGGAAGTCGACCACCTAGTCGCTGTGGTAGCCGTCCACAGAGTCCGTTGTCGGTGGGGTCTTTGGAAGAAAACCATATGATTTATAGCTTCAGTGAAACAGCAAATGACTGGAGACCTTTGACTGTGATGCCTGAGGACATAAACACTAAAGGGTGTGGGATCTGCACCATGTATAACTACCTGTTTGTGGCAGGAGGGATTAAGGGCTACGGGGACAAGGGCAAAGTTTCAGACAAGGTGTTCTGTTACAACCCCATAACCAATCGCTGGGCTGAGGTCAGACCCTTGAACCAGGCACGTGCCCAGCTAAAGCTTGTATCTATGGATGGCTACCTGTACGCCATCGGAGGGGAATGTTTGTTTACAGTGGAAAAATATGACCCTCGAATGGACCGCTGGACAACAGTGGCCCCTTTGCCCAAGGGAGCCTTCGCAGTGGCCCATGAAGCCACCACCTGCAGCGGAGAACTTTACGTCTCAGGAGGCTCCCTTTTCTACCGTCTCCTCAAGTACGACCCCAAGAGAGACGAGTGGCAGGAGTGTCCCTACAACAACAGCAGGAAGAAGTCCACCGACATGGTGGCCCTGAAAAGCTTCATCTACCGCTTTGACGTCAACCGCGAACAGGGAATCAACGTCTTCAAGTACAACACCATAGTGAAAATGTGGCACGACTGTGCATCGCAGAGGCTTGGAAGTCATTTACCCTTCAGGTGTGCCGTTATCGGAAACTGCATCTATTGTGTGAACAAAAGCCAGACTCTTCAGTTTATAGTGGAGGAGGAGAACGCCTACTTTGTTGAGGAGACGCTGAGGGCACCTCTGGAGGCGAAAGGCGTTCTTTTCCCTTTTGTTCTCACTTTGCCTGAAAAGCCTGAAAAACTTACATAG